TGGCAACATCACATTATCTTTTCATGCCCGTGTAATTATATGGTGTTACTCTAGTACATATCCCGAGACGTACCTAGTTTAAATTCCACTGTGGCTCACCGTTAACAGGTGTTAACGGTGACTGTGAAATGCCATGACGTGTTTCAGCCCTTACGTATCCAGTTCTCCGAATCAACATAAAAGCTTCGTGATAAGTTTCTTAGGCTTCCGTTCAGTGGCTTACTTTTGGAGAGGCAGGATATAGACACGTAAAACGTGTGCTGATACGGAAAGAATTAGTTCTCCATATTGGTTACACTCAGTTActtctttatatattatgcatGTATGACAAGGATATAATGCAATCACATACTGATAAAGCATCTACAAAATGACTGAAATAGTAAATTAATTCATAGACTGATAAAACCTGAGTGTACCATAGATAGCCCCGAATCCCCAATTTAGGTATAAATAGGAGCTTAGCAAAACCTGATATCGAAATAGTAGAAGCAAACGTTACTTTTAGGAAGACATTTTGTCAAGTAAAACCAAGAAGTTAGGGACGATCAACATAGTAGAGGCCGATAAAGAACTTCTGTCCAATTAAgagaaagaaaaatatgaaagagaatataaaattaaaataaatctgaaATGACGACATGCCTCAGAAACAAAGTATCCTATCAGAACAGGAACTATTCCAATTACTATTCCTCCTTACTTCTCCTCAGCACTTCCGCTTTTCGTAGTATAGGCCGACCGTTTATCCTCCTAGATGCTGCGGGGTAAAGGGGCGCGGAGGTATGACGACAAAGGGGACTGAGACAGGTGCGGGCGGCGGGCGAATTTTTTGTAAGCGCTCACTTCACTAAGCGCCCCCGCTGTCTCAGTCCACTTTGTCGTCATACCCCCGCGCCCTTGTACCGCGCAGGCGAGGAAtcagataaacggtcggcctATAGTTTCCGTTACGCTGCCACTAAGGCCCAGGGCACACGGTGAAACGCAAATGCAACAAAACCcttttgaaattattgatttgaAACCATTTTCCACACACGCTGCAACCACAATCATTTCGGTTTTCGTTGAGAAATACGTGTGCACAATGAGTTCTTCAAGTGACGAAGAAATTGTGGTTATGTATTTGTATCTTCGACAAAGAAGAAGGCGCAAAAAGAGAACTATGTGGATACATCTCTACATTGAGAAGAATATCAACTGTCGTATGTTTGTGGCTGCCAAAGAATTACAAGAAACTGATAGAATGCTTCATCAGTCTCAGTCTTGCGATAGTAGCTTTACTGTGTGATATTATACAAGCAAGGATATTTTTGCACTTCTAAAACAAGTTTAATGTTGTTTTGTTCGTCGTCAgccattttgtaaaaaatacgcCAAgacaaaaaatgaatgaaacgCAACGCGAGTTTTCTGCACGCCGGTTTCAATGCGACTGATTTACACCGCGTTTCAAACCGGTTTCAAACTGGTCGCGTCATGTGTGGTCTCTTTAAGGAATCTATGGCAGAAACTTAAATGCAACTCAAAAGTAACTAGTAGTTGCAGTTTCGTTGCATTTGCGTTTCACCGTGTGTTCTGGGCCTAAGTGTTGGAATAATATACCACCACCAGTTAGGAATAGTTGCTGCATGTATAGTTTTAAATTAGAATACAAAACTATTAAGTaaactatcaaaaatatttacaaataggtGGCAAAATAGTCCCCACTTATCTTAGgtaaattgaatatatttatatttttttctgcactggctttattttaattttatgttttaatagcaACGTTTGTTCgttttgctgttttttttttatatattttattttcatcttttgcatttttgtaacttatatattggtaaatttttctttctttgttcttcaatgttgtattttctatgTATAAGTAATTTGGTTAGGCTTTTCAGTTTTAAGTATGTGTTATTCTGTAAGTATCTAAAAATGTTTCAAACTTTTCTAACCCACAGCGCGAGTTTGTCTCGTAATGGGCTACGCTAAAACCCAGCGCTGTAGATTTTTCTACAGCATACGCTGAGTGATGTAAATTTTCGCGTCATTCctgattatatattttcacaaatattaCTTTACCTTAAACGATATCGTTATGTTTAAATTTTAGGtgtttaataaaactttgtaaattaatttgtgttatatgaaataaaaaaaagttgtctATGTCTAATATAGCGAGATATGACGAATGTGCGTAAAATATGAACATCGaaaataaatgtaggtaaaaTATAACTCACAATACTATCGTCGTCCTTGTAGGTTGTCCATCGACCTGGCGGGAGAAGGACCTTCACTCTCTTTGGTCTTGGCAGGGAGACCAACATTGGCGCCAACTTATCAGTTTTGGCCTGTAGGAACATTAAGAATTAACGTATAAAATATGAACTATTTGAATGTCGGTTTTTCCCGCAAACATCTTTATATATTTGAAGCCTTATGGAACTAAACATCGGAGAAGGAACTTTGTTCCACATTTTACTGGTATTCTGCGGTAGTGATTCCTTTGAAAATCTACTAGTTGTGGTAGACATCTATCGCAGAGATATTATAAGATATGCACAATGAATCGACGTCTTTATGTATCGCCAAAGACGGACATGTACTGAATGGATAATTCAATAAACTTCATGTTGCACGCGATGTGCTGGCTCAAGCTGTATTGATATTGTGATTTAGTTGATAAGTGGCCTGTGCTTTGAAGGGCAGTTTTTGTGCCTACGTGAATGTTATTGTGAAATTGACTTTATCTTGTAGATAACCATCCACGTTCAGTTAGATATTCAGAGACCCAGCACTTGATTAAAGTCGGCTTCAGTTGGCTAAGTAACTCGCTTGTTGAGTATAGTTGTATATCGAATTATAAACCTCGTATTGATGAAGTTCTCACTAATCTCGTGTGGTAATAAGCATTCATCCATTCAGCCAATTTAAAGGTGCATAAATTAAACACTCAATTGGCACGGTGTATCATTACTAATACTATGGTCGGGGGAGATTAACCACCAGGAAGTGAAGCCCATGTTTATCTTTATGCCTAATAATTAGAGTAAAGGCATAATAGacatacaaatataaactaACAAAAACTGTCTATATACACTCAACATTCAGTTAAGGaaggtataataaaaaaatcgcgCGGCTGGTCAAATCAGGAACTTTCCAGAACTTAACTGGACCTGTCGTCACTATGACGTCGCCAAGATGGTGATCAGTCTCCATCGTTCGCGAATAATCCAAATACAGGCAGTAAAcgtttaaaatttcaaaacattgTTTCTATTTATGTACACCATTATGTTTGTGTATCTATGTTATTGTTAGCGTTGTCGGTACGTTTACAATCACAtacttagattttattttactcaTAATAATAGACTTCATGCAAAGATCAATTACCAATTTCCATTTTTTGTCACATTAAGGATGATGACACCATGACCATGTCACATCCCATGGTAAAGCAGTTCGCTTTTGTGTGTGGTTGGTCTGAAAACACAGATCCACGAGGGTCGCAGATTCggaaaaataattcacaaacaGCTACAACAGTTACTTAAAGTAATCGAGTTAtttccttatttatttttacttctcTTTCTAATATATCTCAAATGATCTGACCTGCAATAGAAGTTTCATTCGTTTCTTAGCAAACACCTCCTTGGAGGGATCTTCCTTTGTCATGTTGGAAACCAACTCCGAATAGTATCCACGTTTTGGTATAGCATCTCTGTCCAAGTTATCATAAACTATATCGTGATATTTTATCTTCTTTTTCTTagtatacattttaataaatacctatgtaatagttatttataaagtattgtTTAGTTAACTTGAGACATTAGCATCAAGAAATATtgacatttatgttattttttagaaTTTATGTTTGAATTGTTTGGGTTAATAAGTTTATACATACTTCAAGACTTCGACGTATAATTGACTAGTGACACATTGACGACAGGCTCATATGTCTATTTGATGGTGATTGTGAACACGATGAAATCTATTTTTCTCAGAGAATTTGGTGAAGATGCcatttaaatattgaaactaTTTGCaaaccataaaatatatttagatgtATCTAAAAGATATGTTCAAATATATGGTTCGTTTGTTTTTAATCCTTGAGAGCGTTGTGGAGTAAGTCAGGGATCGAATTTGGGACTCgttactttttgttttgtttgtcaATGTTCTCCCAGTTATACATGATACCGAGGTGTTATAGTTTGCAGTCTTATATGTGAAGTTTGCCAAggcagaaaatgttcaaaaggtTCCCAGTCTCTACAAAATGACTTACTTTGGGCTTACTAGTGGATGTTACAGAATAAGTAGTTTGCCTGTCGAAATGTGCATAAATATCATTCATGCTCCTCTGTTGTGTAAGAATTCACATATTTGGTGTGATATGCCGGTGATTCGAGTGCAGTGACTACGAGATCCTGTCAAGTACAGGTACATATATTCGATCTTAAATTTACGTTTCATTCCCATGTGAAGTTTATTTTGGAGGCTACTTATCGACTGTTTGGGACTATTCTACATAATGTTAATTTAACCTATTCTCATTTGattttctgtttctaaaattaataaaaaggttAATAGGTGACACATACAGTGATCAGCATTCTGACTCGGATGGTTGAAGCATCGATGTTGGCGAGCACGGATTGATAGGTGGAATGGAATGAAGACACTTTTTGAAATATACAAGAGTACCGCCTCGTAGCGCGATACGTTCATTCCTAACCAGATTATACTAGATAGCGATGCGAGGATAACGATTGTGCGGTTTCATAAACGTTTCCTAAGCCAAGAAAAGATTTAACTGGTGGTGGATAGCGAACTCTTAGATCAAGCCTAAATAAGGTCTGAGTGATTGTGACCTCAAGGGAGGCCGCGTTTGCCTTCGGAAGCCGCGCTAGAATAAAGGTTGGTATAGCCTTGTCCTCACTTTATTTGCGTTGCGATTGGCGACTTCTGGTGTGGTACCTACGCTATTACTGGGTTTGGGCACCCGCCCTACAGAGAACGCAGTCCGGAATATCTGGCTATGGCTGCCAATTCAGTTCAGACACCTGGGGTTATTCTTGCAGCTGCATGATAAGTGCTCGTACAGTTGGCACTTGTGGTAGTGGACGAGACCCCTATAAGCCCGCTAAGGCCCCTATGGGCGTGGTGAGCCGAAAATTGATGCAATTTGAAAGCTGATACATTAAAATCAATCTTAGTGTTTCTAAATGTAATTTTGGTGttaaatataactaatattaCAGTGACAGCACAGCAGTTATTTATAACGCTGGGATGCTGTCATATTCTAAGACAACCACCTAATACGCCGTAGGGATAGTCAATAAATTAAGCTATTTACAGAATTCCAACCAGCTTTGTATAATTTTCTTTACCTATAATAATCCTGTCAATGTCAAACTCTGCCCCGCACGTCAAAACCAGCTGATTGACAATTGTCTGGTTGTGCAATCTGTCAAACGTAACGGGTACACTGTTTTGAATTTTCGTTGTGTTGTGATTATTGATTCGTGTTTTTAATTTccatataaattgttaatataaagtataaacCTCAGTGTAATAGAGAACTTTCTGTAATGTGAATTGAgaaaaatcttttgtttttatttcaagcAAAAATACCATAATCGCAAATGCGTACCTATTGCACTATCGTAAATAAGAGCGAAAACGTATttgtttttgattattttatataatcgaggataatatttaatgtacaagTTTGCAACCTACCAAAATGATTATGAAAAGAAGTTTACTAGAAAACATTACTTTGATATCATGTAGTTCTACAGtaatttgtgcaatatttaattCTGTTACAAATTCATCATTTATAACCGGCTGGTGGTTTATCGGTTACGCtctaattgtatttattatttctttagtaCTGAGTTTTAAACTTATTCAGTACTTATTGCATTTAAACAAACCAATATCATTTGACATTAAATTGCTTAACAAATATACCTTTGTTCGATCCATTCAGGATTTTCTTcctcaaatacataataaacaagaaatagAATGCAAGGAGTATGATACCAATGAACTGAGTGTTATCACAACAGTATTGGAGAAGAAACTGGTGTCATCATGGTACATATACTATATATCAAAGGAAATAAGTTTTCCATTTGCTTGTAAGCAATTGTTGGACCAGATAATAAGCAAAGCTTTTCAGGTATAATTAATCTGgtataatgttatttaaatgaGCTCTAATATGTtggttttttatgtaaattaaaatacattaataatttctGACTTACTTACTACTTATTACTGCCACttacattaaattattcaattttcaacattctttaatattttactttgtaacTGCTGTATTTGACGGgtggttatattatattgtgatgaGAGGATTTTAGCctctttaaaattaatttgatgaaaatataCTGAAGTATATTACTATTGAAGTACTAGTGAACTAGGTAATGTTTCCAATAATCCAGAATGTATGGTATTATGAATGTTACACTAGAATGGAGATATATTGAACAAATGAgatcttttttataaaagtgattcctctggagttgcaagagaatatgggtggtggtgattacttaacatcaagtgaagTAATATGCttgtttgttctcctcttccataaaaaaaactcctaAGCACTCCTTAGATTTACTATGCAGCTGCATTCTCAAAGACTGTTGTACCACACACTGTCTCATGTGTACCATATTTTACCTCAATCTGACCATAATAGATCTCTCTCAACATCTCTGCGACTGAGTCAATTTGAGTtgatatctttattaaaatttgtatgaaaaaatcAATTACTCTAAGTTCAGAATGCCCCATTCTGTGTCTTAGccatacttcacttattttaatGGACTATGAGAATACACAATATGTGAGCTAATAAATTCACAATAAATGCCTACTTACCACCATTTACAGCTTCCATATCATCATAGAAGTACTTTTTATGTTTTACCAGGAACCTTCATAAGCCATTTTCCTCTAAGCAtaacaaacaataattaatttttgtagATTTGCAACCATATAGAAACAAAAGAAGTGTATGTGCATTTGTGTGGAATTTTAATAAGCCATTTAAAGGAATACAAAAAGGCAATTAAAAGACATGAAAAAGCAAATACACTACCCATTGAATCATTGTACAAAAAGTCACATGTAACAGCTACTAATCAAAACCAAAAGACTGCTACTTCTGATCattgtgttaaaataatttGGATTATAATGAAAGAATTAGTACCATGGGAGCTATGGGATACACCACATTCTGAGTTGCTTGTCAGGATATTAGCAAAGAAGCTGGATATATTTATCAAAACTACAATATCTGATCCTGTGTGGCTCAATGATAGGTTAGTTGCAGTGTTAACAGAAGAAGCCGAAAAACCTGCAGAAGAACATAAAGCTCCAGAAAATATAGATATTGATGAAAAGATGGAAAATAATGCACGGGTTGGTAATGAAGTAGAAGTTAATAATGCAGAAATAAAGAATGAATCTAAAATGACTGATGAAATAAAACTAAGTGATTCTGAAACAAAACAGGATAAAGATGACTGTATTGAAGCCACTGAAATTACACCTGGTGAATCTACTGACGACAAACCTGTGTTGAGGCAGAGAAGGGGCCGACAAGGCAAAAGTgaagtaaaaatatatgataGAGTTATTGAAGGTGATTAATCATTTTTAGTAtgtatttaagattattatgtCTTTGAGTTGTggcaatataatttaaagaaatttaagtatatttaaaaatatgcagCTCTCTCCAACTGACTAACTGACTGTCTGTTTCTGACAGGATCATATCTTTGTAACTACTGTAAGTTATGACAATACCTTTCATTCCTACTAATCAAAGACATACTAGTTAAAtagacataaaataataaaaaactggaCAAGTGCCAGTTAGACTCGCCCACTGAGGGTTCGGTACAAATTTGAAGGTACATATTaccaataattgtttttttttattattacaatatcaaCTTTAATCCAGATTTGTAAGTGGTGACTAAGAAATCTGTAAGCTTGTGTCACTGAAGCCCTTTCATAATATGATACCACATATGATACAGTGAactcaattcaaaattttgaCAGCCATTGGATGCATAGAGAGCCTGTTTTTTTAAGACTTAACTACAAAAACATAAGATTAAAtttttgattcccttgagagtgtcGAAACATACACATATATAAACACCTGTAACTTTGTTTTACTTTAACTTAGAACTTTAATTTCAACTCAAAATGTACAACTGGGACACCCAGAGGTCAaaggtcttgacagacagacttACGGACGGATAATATAGTGATACTATAAGGGTTCTGTATAGTGTTAATGAAGTACGGAAAGTCAGACAATTGAAGGTTGGACATTCAGAAGtaatttatatcttttgttaCCAGGTAGTGTGAAAACGTGGGAGACTGACATGGACCTCCAATGCATTAGCATGGGGCAGGATCTCCTTGCTAGCTTAGATGGCCTGACTCTGAGTAGACTTTGGGGTCAAGAGGACACTGAACAGAGTCCAAACCAACGAAGGCATTCGCCACAGCCTTTGTGGTTTGGTAAGTGTCTTGCAATAATAAGTAAACTAAGTGTCTTACAATAATAAGCAAACTTTTGATCTTTTAATAACATAGAAGTATGTTAAATTACGTTATGAAGGCTAATATCTCTTTAACAGGATTTCAAATATTAGTTTCAACAGAAAAGTGTTAAGTGCAGTAAAGGCCTTATCTAATTAGTACTGCAGATGTTTCAATCAATACAGAAATGGCACCATGCTCAATGGGGTTTGATCATAACTCCTCTACAAGTATTCTTCAATCTTTTCTTTATTTACCTTCAAGGAATGAGGACATTCAGTAActgatgaaatattttaaatattcattgcTAGCCCATTTCTATATAAgtaatttttcataattataatatactccAAATCGAAAGCAAGAAAAAAAGGcatggatatagcgaaggcctttgattgtgtatggcacaaggcgcttctctcaaaacttccttCACTTGGGCTTatcgagagtttatgcaagtggacctctagcttccgcactgggcgcagcatataggtcgttgtcgacgattattgctcaaacccgaagcccgtgaatgctggagtgccccaaggctgtgtgctatctcctacactatttcttctgcatatcaatgatatgttggattatatttaaatgatatttgtACATTTTCGTTACTTAATAGGAGAAGAAGACACAATAGATGAGGATTCATTAGAACCAACGAAGGAAAAGAGAGAGACGAGTCCGAAAGCAACTGATTTATTGCTGAAGGATATTCAGAGCACAGTGAATCAGGCCAAAACGAAAATTGGAGATCTGCAGGTCCCTTTGAGCTTAGATGTGACGCGCAAGCTTTCCAGTGTATGTTTGCACGACCTATCTTTCTATATCTATATGCTTTTTTCCTTGATATTCTGTTCTAGAAGTAAGTATCTGATATGGCAGTGTTTATAAATAACACTTAACTACACATGAATAAGAAAATGAATAGTGTGGTGAAatacctatttttaaaatgtttcttttttaaaattgaatgttCACAAAGCATGAATTGTTGCATCCGATATTGCTTTACAAAAACTTTAGGTGTAGCTTGAAGCGAGTCTAGTCAGTTCCACTCTTCCTGTGAAGTACCTACCTTCTACGTTGCATTGATGCATGCTGATCTCACCTCTACAGATATACctatgtataaattaataacgtgcaaaaaaatagtattttgtcTTCGGgtgtaatattttgtatgaataattaaatcgcgtttaagtaaaacttattttcgAAAATTTACGTTATATTTATCCAGACGGTTCACTTTAACAAAATGGCATATATAATGCCAATTTACCAATACAATGCTAATATTAAGATATAGTTGTGTTTTAATTCTACTTTGATATAAAGTAGGCATTTA
The sequence above is drawn from the Leptidea sinapis chromosome 47, ilLepSina1.1, whole genome shotgun sequence genome and encodes:
- the LOC126978092 gene encoding uncharacterized protein LOC126978092 isoform X2 — encoded protein: MIMKRSLLENITLISCSSTVICAIFNSVTNSSFITGWWFIGYALIVFIISLVLSFKLIQYLLHLNKPISFDIKLLNKYTFVRSIQDFLPQIHNKQEIECKEYDTNELSVITTVLEKKLVSSWYIYYISKEISFPFACKQLLDQIISKAFQICNHIETKEVYVHLCGILISHLKEYKKAIKRHEKANTLPIESLYKKSHVTATNQNQKTATSDHCVKIIWIIMKELVPWELWDTPHSELLVRILAKKLDIFIKTTISDPVWLNDRLVAVLTEEAEKPAEEHKAPENIDIDEKMENNARVGNEVEVNNAEIKNESKMTDEIKLSDSETKQDKDDCIEATEITPGESTDDKPVLRQRRGRQGKSEVKIYDRVIEGSVKTWETDMDLQCISMGQDLLASLDGLTLSRLWGQEDTEQSPNQRRHSPQPLWFGEEDTIDEDSLEPTKEKRETSPKATDLLLKDIQSTVNQAKTKIGDLQDEAAGMMEGLFDKGIAGIKKGLRFTGLSDESQEKYFPHNEKSGDRMSPDAIKSRRTNMVADYRQTTPASDGNSAPILIKQQRVTSQDSMAHGQVKPKLENMPFSLSDSPEPQYEETADLSHTIAKLRSLLNEATATPRGEEVWWESAEETRGRTQRHHTERQVDTASLADEYDMTLERNAPASPEHINNMQRLDKLFQRTVTGVFNTIRGAVGAEGEEGGPVENSGGAECWSYVCTSLECTVGGAVSRLVGSRRAVSHVDAALDSLHQLPSGPRLNTLPAPLQAHPDDFEEWCMSEGRAWCGLWETLGEMGLSRSHLATRIVTLLFADVAEKLLDSWLREFTAWLRKQVFEVFEKMSEDESECYVTNAVMREMDIDETCRLVIEKLPGALVFGEETVKNAVHLLVSSFSHSQLNQDLALRILDLMTSHYVRAAAIRNPSYDNN
- the LOC126978092 gene encoding uncharacterized protein LOC126978092 isoform X1, with the translated sequence MIMKRSLLENITLISCSSTVICAIFNSVTNSSFITGWWFIGYALIVFIISLVLSFKLIQYLLHLNKPISFDIKLLNKYTFVRSIQDFLPQIHNKQEIECKEYDTNELSVITTVLEKKLVSSWYIYYISKEISFPFACKQLLDQIISKAFQICNHIETKEVYVHLCGILISHLKEYKKAIKRHEKANTLPIESLYKKSHVTATNQNQKTATSDHCVKIIWIIMKELVPWELWDTPHSELLVRILAKKLDIFIKTTISDPVWLNDRLVAVLTEEAEKPAEEHKAPENIDIDEKMENNARVGNEVEVNNAEIKNESKMTDEIKLSDSETKQDKDDCIEATEITPGESTDDKPVLRQRRGRQGKSEVKIYDRVIEGSVKTWETDMDLQCISMGQDLLASLDGLTLSRLWGQEDTEQSPNQRRHSPQPLWFGEEDTIDEDSLEPTKEKRETSPKATDLLLKDIQSTVNQAKTKIGDLQVPLSLDVTRKLSSDEAAGMMEGLFDKGIAGIKKGLRFTGLSDESQEKYFPHNEKSGDRMSPDAIKSRRTNMVADYRQTTPASDGNSAPILIKQQRVTSQDSMAHGQVKPKLENMPFSLSDSPEPQYEETADLSHTIAKLRSLLNEATATPRGEEVWWESAEETRGRTQRHHTERQVDTASLADEYDMTLERNAPASPEHINNMQRLDKLFQRTVTGVFNTIRGAVGAEGEEGGPVENSGGAECWSYVCTSLECTVGGAVSRLVGSRRAVSHVDAALDSLHQLPSGPRLNTLPAPLQAHPDDFEEWCMSEGRAWCGLWETLGEMGLSRSHLATRIVTLLFADVAEKLLDSWLREFTAWLRKQVFEVFEKMSEDESECYVTNAVMREMDIDETCRLVIEKLPGALVFGEETVKNAVHLLVSSFSHSQLNQDLALRILDLMTSHYVRAAAIRNPSYDNN